The following are encoded together in the Bacillus sp. V2I10 genome:
- the sigF gene encoding RNA polymerase sporulation sigma factor SigF, whose protein sequence is MDVEVKNDISKTQLKDHEVKELIKRSQQGDQSARDTIVEKNMRLVWSVVQRFLNRGYEADDLFQIGCIGLLKSVDKFDLSYDVKFSTYAVPMIIGEIQRFIRDDGTVKVSRSLKELGNKIRRAKDDLSKSLGKVPTVSEIAAYLEITSEEVVLAQEAVRAPSSIHETVYENDGDPITLLDQIADSGETKWFDKIVLKDAIKELDEREKLIVYLRYYKDQTQSEVAERLGISQVQVSRLEKKILQQMKDRMDQ, encoded by the coding sequence ATGGATGTGGAGGTCAAGAACGATATCTCAAAAACACAGTTAAAGGACCATGAAGTGAAAGAATTGATTAAGCGCAGCCAGCAAGGCGATCAATCAGCCAGAGATACCATTGTTGAGAAAAATATGCGTCTTGTGTGGTCTGTTGTTCAGAGATTTTTAAATCGGGGCTATGAAGCTGATGACCTGTTTCAAATCGGCTGCATCGGTCTTTTGAAATCGGTTGATAAATTTGATTTATCGTACGATGTTAAATTTTCAACCTACGCTGTACCGATGATCATTGGTGAAATTCAACGCTTTATCAGAGATGACGGCACAGTTAAAGTGAGCCGTTCCCTAAAAGAACTGGGCAATAAAATCAGAAGAGCTAAAGATGATCTGTCAAAATCATTAGGCAAGGTGCCGACTGTTTCTGAAATCGCAGCCTACCTTGAAATCACATCTGAAGAAGTCGTTCTTGCACAAGAAGCGGTACGCGCACCTTCTTCCATCCATGAAACCGTTTATGAAAATGACGGTGATCCCATCACACTCCTTGATCAAATAGCTGATTCAGGAGAGACCAAGTGGTTTGATAAAATCGTCCTTAAGGATGCAATCAAAGAGCTTGATGAACGTGAAAAGCTGATCGTTTACTTAAGGTATTACAAGGATCAGACGCAATCAGAAGTTGCTGAGAGGCTTGGCATATCGCAAGTGCAAGTATCGAGGCTCGAGAAGAAAATACTGCAGCAAATGAAAGACCGCATGGATCAATAG
- a CDS encoding stage V sporulation protein AA, which produces MEKTVYIRLRHRVQVYPDDCITVSKIAQIVAGKQLRDMIGELEVHQVQPSDKNIVVIDVMRVLSAVHKTDPDIDVQTVGPAQTIVEIVYQKKTFSPVLFALVWLLLFVGAALAIMNFHEDVSMQLVHLRLYTIITGETSEHPLLLQIPYSIGLGLGMILFFNHLFKKRINEEPSPLEVEMFNYQLDMDMYVSMKENKESMKKIDDN; this is translated from the coding sequence ATGGAAAAAACGGTGTACATCAGACTGCGTCATCGCGTACAAGTCTATCCGGACGATTGTATAACCGTCTCTAAGATTGCCCAAATTGTTGCGGGGAAACAGCTTCGCGACATGATTGGAGAGCTTGAGGTCCACCAAGTTCAGCCGAGCGATAAAAACATTGTCGTGATTGATGTCATGCGCGTGCTGTCTGCAGTACATAAAACAGATCCTGATATAGATGTTCAGACGGTTGGGCCAGCACAGACGATTGTTGAGATTGTGTATCAGAAGAAAACGTTTTCGCCTGTTCTATTCGCACTCGTATGGCTCCTCCTCTTTGTGGGAGCAGCTCTTGCGATTATGAACTTTCATGAAGACGTCAGCATGCAGCTTGTGCACCTGCGTCTTTATACCATTATTACAGGTGAGACATCCGAACATCCCCTCCTACTGCAAATTCCTTATTCCATAGGCCTCGGTTTAGGGATGATTCTTTTCTTCAATCACCTTTTCAAGAAGAGAATTAATGAAGAGCCCAGTCCTCTTGAAGTGGAAATGTTCAACTACCAGCTTGATATGGATATGTACGTATCTATGAAAGAAAATAAAGAGAGCATGAAGAAAATTGATGACAATTAA
- a CDS encoding stage V sporulation protein AB: protein MTINGLVTIFIGLSGGLAVGSGFVAFLTVLGIIPRLTQLTKTVDLIQAYEWAIVAGAITGGWVSLRDSKLYLSELFLVPIGLINGIFIGMLAAALTEVLNVFPILAKRIGIADKIVILLMAIVFGKVAGSLFHWLYFIDQ, encoded by the coding sequence ATGACAATTAATGGCTTGGTCACCATTTTCATCGGACTCTCAGGAGGACTTGCTGTCGGCTCTGGATTTGTAGCGTTTTTAACTGTCCTTGGCATTATACCAAGGTTAACGCAGCTTACGAAAACAGTCGATTTAATTCAGGCTTATGAATGGGCTATCGTAGCCGGCGCTATTACAGGCGGATGGGTAAGCCTCAGGGATTCCAAACTTTACTTATCAGAGCTGTTTCTCGTTCCGATTGGATTAATCAATGGAATATTTATCGGAATGCTTGCTGCTGCGCTGACAGAAGTTTTAAATGTCTTTCCTATCCTGGCCAAACGGATTGGGATTGCTGATAAGATCGTTATTCTATTGATGGCCATTGTTTTTGGCAAAGTAGCCGGATCGTTATTTCACTGGCTTTATTTTATTGACCAATAA
- the spoVAC gene encoding stage V sporulation protein AC → MSTSKLKDDYKNKIKPYQPKPPYLLNCIKAFVVGGLICTLGQGIQNMYMNFFNFTEKTAGNPTVATLILISALLTGFGIYDRIGQFAGAGSAVPVTGFANSMTSAALEHRSEGLVLGVSTNMFKLAGSVIVFGVVAAYVVGIIRYVYGLAF, encoded by the coding sequence ATGAGTACATCAAAGCTTAAAGATGATTACAAGAATAAAATTAAACCCTATCAGCCTAAACCGCCTTATCTTTTGAATTGTATAAAGGCTTTCGTCGTTGGAGGTCTTATCTGCACATTAGGTCAAGGCATCCAGAATATGTATATGAACTTTTTTAACTTTACTGAAAAAACTGCGGGGAATCCGACTGTAGCTACTTTAATTCTTATATCAGCTCTGCTGACGGGCTTTGGTATTTATGATCGAATCGGCCAATTTGCTGGTGCGGGATCTGCAGTTCCTGTAACGGGATTTGCAAACTCCATGACAAGTGCTGCGCTTGAGCACCGGAGTGAGGGTCTGGTACTCGGAGTGTCAACGAACATGTTTAAGCTCGCAGGCTCAGTTATTGTATTCGGGGTCGTTGCTGCATATGTTGTCGGGATAATCAGGTATGTATACGGATTAGCATTTTAA
- the spoVAD gene encoding stage V sporulation protein AD: MRLTGKQTWQFENQIYVQSSGTAVGPKEADGPFGKLYDKTYDNLHCDEDNWELAERRLMEDAIEHALKKGNYTKEDIDFFLAGDLLNQNVTANYTARQNKIPFLCMFGACSTSMETLAVSSALIDGGFANRVMAATSSHNATAERQFRYPTEYGGQKPDTAQSTISGSGAVIVSRDPSDIMITSATIGRVADLGITDPFDMGSAMAPAAADTIAQHFKDLNTKPEDYDLIVTGDLASVGSPILKELLKEEGYDVSANHNDCGLMIYRPDQNVFAGGSGCGCSAVVTYSHIFKELKSGNLNRVMVVATGALLSPTMIQQKESIPTIAHGVVFERVNRGVNG, from the coding sequence ATGAGATTGACTGGAAAACAGACATGGCAATTTGAGAATCAAATATACGTTCAGTCCAGCGGTACTGCTGTCGGCCCAAAAGAAGCAGACGGACCTTTTGGTAAATTATATGACAAAACCTATGATAATCTCCATTGCGATGAAGATAACTGGGAACTTGCAGAGCGGCGTTTAATGGAAGATGCCATTGAGCATGCTTTAAAAAAAGGAAATTATACGAAAGAAGATATTGATTTTTTCCTTGCTGGAGACCTATTAAATCAAAACGTGACGGCAAATTATACAGCCAGACAAAATAAGATCCCTTTCCTTTGTATGTTCGGTGCCTGTTCAACATCAATGGAAACACTGGCTGTAAGCTCAGCGCTTATAGATGGAGGGTTTGCCAATCGTGTTATGGCAGCAACGAGCAGTCATAATGCAACCGCTGAAAGACAATTTCGTTATCCAACAGAATATGGCGGTCAAAAACCGGATACAGCACAGTCAACGATTTCAGGCTCAGGGGCAGTCATCGTAAGCCGTGATCCAAGTGACATAATGATTACTTCAGCAACGATAGGAAGAGTGGCGGATCTTGGCATTACGGATCCATTTGATATGGGTTCCGCGATGGCACCTGCAGCAGCCGATACGATCGCTCAGCATTTTAAAGATTTAAACACAAAGCCTGAAGACTACGATTTGATTGTGACAGGGGACTTAGCTTCTGTAGGAAGCCCGATTCTAAAGGAGCTCCTGAAAGAAGAAGGATATGATGTTTCTGCAAATCATAATGACTGTGGACTGATGATTTATCGGCCGGATCAAAACGTTTTTGCCGGAGGAAGCGGCTGCGGGTGTTCTGCTGTAGTCACCTACAGCCATATTTTCAAAGAATTGAAAAGCGGAAATCTTAATCGTGTCATGGTTGTTGCAACAGGTGCTTTGCTTAGTCCGACCATGATTCAGCAAAAGGAATCGATTCCAACAATTGCTCATGGCGTCGTGTTTGAACGTGTGAACAGGGGTGTGAACGGATAA
- the spoVAE gene encoding stage V sporulation protein AE yields the protein MEYLIAFVVGGAICIIGQLLLDVAKLTPAHVMSSFVVAGAILDGFGIYDNFIKFAGAGATVPITSFGHSLLHGAMHQADEHGIIGIGIGIFELTSAGISSAIVFAFFVAVIFKPKG from the coding sequence ATGGAATATCTAATTGCGTTTGTAGTAGGCGGGGCCATATGCATTATTGGCCAATTGCTTCTCGATGTGGCTAAATTAACACCGGCACATGTAATGAGTTCATTTGTTGTTGCAGGTGCGATTCTTGACGGATTCGGCATTTATGATAATTTTATTAAATTTGCAGGAGCTGGGGCAACGGTGCCCATTACAAGCTTTGGTCATTCATTGCTGCATGGTGCAATGCATCAGGCTGATGAACACGGGATTATTGGTATTGGAATCGGGATTTTTGAATTAACTTCAGCAGGTATTTCTTCAGCGATCGTCTTTGCTTTTTTTGTAGCAGTTATTTTTAAGCCGAAAGGATAA
- a CDS encoding stage V sporulation protein AE: MTETRRVILVTDGDVYAAKAIAYAAKQVGGRCISQSKGNPTFLTGPEIVKLIIKTPYDPVFVMFDDCGLLEEGPGERALLYVAKHPQIEVLGVIAVAAKTHGSEWTNIDVSIDREGLISEYGVDKSGIREYEVGKMTGDTVYCLDTLDVPIIVGIGDIGKMARKDSVDHGSPITMKAVELILERSGMADERKRETKDTNLS; encoded by the coding sequence ATGACAGAAACGAGAAGGGTCATATTGGTAACAGATGGGGATGTTTATGCAGCCAAAGCGATTGCCTATGCTGCAAAGCAGGTTGGCGGAAGGTGCATTTCCCAATCTAAAGGAAATCCGACTTTTTTGACAGGACCTGAGATTGTGAAGTTAATTATAAAAACACCTTATGATCCCGTTTTTGTCATGTTCGATGATTGCGGCTTATTAGAAGAGGGGCCTGGTGAAAGAGCGCTTTTATATGTGGCAAAGCATCCGCAAATCGAGGTGCTTGGGGTCATTGCGGTTGCCGCAAAGACACATGGCTCAGAGTGGACGAATATTGATGTTTCTATCGATAGAGAAGGCCTTATATCCGAATATGGAGTAGATAAGAGCGGCATCCGTGAATACGAAGTTGGAAAAATGACCGGAGATACGGTTTATTGTCTTGATACACTTGATGTTCCTATTATTGTAGGGATTGGCGACATTGGCAAGATGGCCCGTAAAGACAGTGTGGATCATGGATCACCGATAACAATGAAGGCGGTAGAACTGATTCTTGAAAGGAGCGGCATGGCAGATGAGCGAAAACGTGAAACAAAAGACACCAATCTCTCCTAA
- the lysA gene encoding diaminopimelate decarboxylase: MFLHGTSKVNERNHLEIGGVDAAELASKYGTPLYIYDVALIRDRARSFKNTFEKLGVKAQVAYASKAFSSVAMFQLVEEEGLSLDVVSGGELYTAVTAGFPTERIHFHGNNKSKEELEMAIKLKIGCIVVDNFHEIELLKELAAQENTVVPILLRVTPGVEAHTHDYITTGQEDSKFGFDLQNGQVERAMENVLSSSAFNMLGYHCHIGSQIFDATGFVLAAEKIFTKVGFWRETFQYEPKVVNLGGGFGIRYTEEDEPLPATYYVEKIVKSIKGHVAESGIQMPEIWIEPGRSLVGDAGTTIYSIGSEKEVPNIRKYVSVDGGMSDNIRPALYQAKYEAALANRMNDKNDESVSIAGKCCESGDMLIWDLPLPKANPDDLLAVFCTGAYGYSMSNNYNRIPRPPVVFAENGEEQLVIKRETYQDLVALDLPLKSKVTQS, translated from the coding sequence TTGTTCTTACATGGAACCAGTAAAGTTAACGAGAGGAATCACCTTGAAATTGGCGGAGTCGATGCGGCCGAACTGGCATCGAAATATGGAACACCCCTGTACATCTATGATGTTGCGCTTATTCGCGACCGTGCGAGAAGCTTTAAGAATACATTTGAAAAGCTCGGAGTGAAGGCGCAGGTTGCATATGCAAGCAAAGCCTTCTCATCCGTTGCTATGTTTCAGCTGGTTGAAGAAGAGGGCTTATCACTGGATGTTGTTTCAGGAGGAGAGCTTTATACAGCTGTCACAGCAGGTTTCCCAACTGAAAGAATTCACTTTCACGGCAATAATAAGAGCAAAGAAGAATTAGAAATGGCGATCAAGCTTAAAATCGGCTGTATTGTTGTTGATAATTTTCACGAAATTGAGCTGCTGAAAGAACTTGCTGCACAAGAAAACACAGTTGTGCCGATTCTTCTCAGGGTTACTCCTGGAGTTGAAGCGCACACTCATGACTATATAACAACAGGTCAAGAGGATTCGAAATTCGGTTTTGATCTGCAAAACGGACAAGTAGAACGTGCGATGGAAAATGTCCTTTCATCATCTGCATTTAACATGCTCGGCTACCATTGCCATATTGGATCGCAGATTTTCGATGCAACCGGTTTTGTCCTTGCTGCAGAAAAAATCTTCACTAAAGTCGGTTTTTGGAGGGAGACCTTCCAATATGAACCGAAAGTAGTGAATTTAGGCGGAGGATTCGGCATCCGCTACACAGAAGAGGATGAACCGCTGCCTGCTACTTATTATGTTGAAAAAATCGTTAAAAGTATAAAAGGCCACGTGGCTGAAAGCGGCATTCAGATGCCGGAAATCTGGATTGAACCGGGGCGTTCACTTGTAGGCGATGCAGGAACAACCATTTATTCCATAGGCTCTGAGAAAGAAGTTCCAAATATCCGCAAGTATGTTTCAGTCGATGGCGGAATGAGCGACAATATCCGCCCTGCTCTTTATCAGGCAAAATATGAAGCGGCCCTTGCAAACCGCATGAATGATAAAAATGATGAGTCTGTTTCAATTGCAGGAAAATGCTGTGAAAGCGGAGATATGCTGATTTGGGATCTGCCGCTTCCAAAGGCAAATCCTGACGATCTGCTTGCTGTATTCTGTACAGGAGCATACGGCTACTCCATGTCGAATAATTACAATCGAATTCCGCGTCCTCCGGTTGTTTTTGCGGAAAATGGAGAGGAACAGCTTGTGATTAAAAGAGAAACGTATCAGGATTTAGTTGCGCTGGATCTGCCGTTAAAATCGAAAGTAACACAGAGCTAA
- a CDS encoding DUF1002 domain-containing protein, translating into MKKLLVSIMAFALFAFPTIGLADAAAGDKIITLGKNLTEEQKQSMLGEMGADDNSQVIEVTNEEEHKYLGNYIPKAQIGTKAISSSAITIEKSGSGLEVNTKNINWVTDEMYLNALMTAGVKDATIQVTAPFEVSGTAALTGLLKAYEVTSDEAIPEEVKQVANEELVKTAELGDKVGEENASALMAKIKEEIANNGVPETDAEFRELIEKAASDLGITLSEEEINSLVALFNKMKDVNVDWNQVGQQLDKAKDKISNFIDSEEGQNFLDQLKEFFIALWDAIISIFSNKDNA; encoded by the coding sequence TTGAAAAAGTTATTGGTTTCTATAATGGCGTTTGCATTATTTGCTTTCCCGACTATCGGGCTTGCTGATGCAGCTGCCGGTGATAAAATTATCACACTCGGAAAGAACTTAACAGAAGAGCAGAAGCAGTCCATGCTTGGTGAGATGGGTGCTGATGACAATTCACAGGTTATTGAAGTGACGAATGAAGAGGAACATAAATATTTAGGCAATTACATTCCTAAAGCCCAGATTGGAACGAAGGCTATTTCATCATCAGCTATTACGATCGAAAAAAGCGGATCTGGCCTTGAAGTAAATACAAAAAACATTAATTGGGTAACAGACGAAATGTACTTGAATGCCCTTATGACAGCTGGAGTAAAGGATGCAACGATTCAGGTTACCGCTCCTTTTGAAGTATCAGGAACTGCGGCTCTGACCGGATTATTAAAAGCGTACGAAGTTACTTCTGATGAAGCCATTCCAGAAGAAGTAAAACAGGTGGCAAACGAAGAGCTTGTCAAAACAGCAGAGCTTGGCGATAAAGTCGGCGAAGAAAATGCAAGTGCATTAATGGCGAAAATAAAAGAAGAAATTGCAAATAACGGCGTGCCAGAAACAGATGCGGAATTCCGCGAATTAATTGAAAAAGCGGCAAGCGACCTTGGCATCACTCTATCAGAAGAAGAAATTAACAGTCTCGTTGCATTGTTTAACAAAATGAAAGATGTGAACGTTGACTGGAATCAAGTGGGACAGCAGCTTGATAAAGCAAAAGACAAGATTTCAAACTTTATAGATTCAGAGGAAGGACAAAACTTCCTTGATCAGCTGAAGGAATTCTTCATCGCCCTCTGGGATGCGATCATTTCCATTTTCAGCAATAAAGATAATGCATAA
- a CDS encoding peptidylprolyl isomerase, translating to MKKGQITMENGDQLVIEFYPEAAPKTVENFEKLANEGFYNGVNFHRVIPGFVAQGGDPTGTGAGGPGYSIKCETAGNPHKHVAGALSMAHAGKDTGGSQFFIVHEPQPHLNGVHTVFGQVIEGMDNIYKIKQGDVMKEVKVWEE from the coding sequence ATGAAAAAAGGTCAAATTACAATGGAAAATGGCGATCAATTAGTGATCGAATTTTATCCTGAGGCAGCGCCAAAAACTGTTGAAAACTTTGAGAAGCTTGCAAACGAAGGTTTTTACAACGGAGTAAACTTCCACCGTGTTATTCCAGGTTTTGTTGCACAAGGCGGAGATCCAACGGGCACAGGCGCAGGCGGACCTGGCTACTCTATTAAATGTGAAACAGCAGGAAACCCTCATAAACACGTAGCAGGAGCATTATCAATGGCTCATGCAGGAAAAGACACAGGCGGCAGCCAGTTCTTCATCGTTCACGAGCCTCAACCGCATTTAAATGGCGTTCACACTGTTTTCGGTCAAGTGATTGAAGGCATGGACAATATTTATAAAATCAAGCAAGGCGATGTCATGAAAGAAGTTAAAGTCTGGGAAGAATAA
- a CDS encoding nuclease-related domain-containing protein — MKRKSRSQPLELMIYRCLNSRMDLAAKEKNHYMYLVKDCEGEKWFDDWLLANAGEGIILNDLLFEKNNTFYQIDSLFLTTHTIYLFEVKNYEGDFYLENDKWYSSSKLEIKNPLLQLKRNESLFRRLLQENNFSFSIEAYLVFVNPEFHLYQAPSGHPIVFPSQLNRFAEKLNRKTGSLKGVHSKLRRSFWHFMR; from the coding sequence TTGAAGAGGAAGAGTCGTTCCCAACCGCTGGAACTAATGATTTACAGATGTTTAAATTCCCGAATGGATCTGGCTGCAAAAGAAAAAAATCACTATATGTACCTTGTGAAAGACTGTGAAGGTGAGAAGTGGTTTGATGACTGGCTTTTGGCGAATGCCGGGGAAGGAATCATTTTGAACGATCTTTTGTTTGAAAAAAACAATACATTTTATCAAATTGATTCCTTGTTTCTTACAACTCACACAATCTACCTGTTTGAAGTGAAAAACTATGAAGGTGACTTTTATCTTGAAAATGATAAATGGTATTCATCTTCAAAGCTCGAAATCAAAAATCCTCTGCTGCAGCTGAAAAGAAACGAATCTCTGTTCAGGAGATTGCTGCAGGAAAACAACTTCTCTTTTTCCATCGAAGCCTATCTTGTATTTGTTAACCCTGAATTTCACCTCTATCAAGCTCCGTCTGGACATCCAATCGTTTTTCCCTCCCAATTAAATCGTTTTGCAGAGAAATTAAATCGAAAAACAGGTTCATTAAAAGGGGTTCACTCGAAGCTGCGGAGAAGCTTTTGGCACTTCATGCGGTAG
- the ribD gene encoding bifunctional diaminohydroxyphosphoribosylaminopyrimidine deaminase/5-amino-6-(5-phosphoribosylamino)uracil reductase RibD, translating to MEDQDYMKVALQLAEQGSGQTSPNPLVGAVVVKNGQILGMGAHLKAGEPHAEVHAIRMAGAEAEDSTVYVTLEPCSHHGKTPPCADLLISSKVRRVVIAAVDPNPLVAGRGIKKLQAAGIEVVSGVLKSEAEALNKVFFHFIQTRRPFVTLKWASSLDGKTATVTGESKWITGEEARLDVHKYRELHDAILAGVETVIKDDPFLTCRLENPKKQPVRIVLDTHLRTPETAAVVNDGLSETWIITGSGVSPGKIASFQKKKAVIIQMNTPAIEIGNLLLLLGEKNITSLFVEGGAAVHGSFIKSGLFNEVVSYAAPMLIGGKEAPPAVGGAGFSGINEAIRLKIKQTEILGDDLKIVCVKKEG from the coding sequence TTGGAAGATCAGGATTATATGAAAGTGGCACTTCAGCTCGCAGAACAGGGTTCAGGACAAACAAGTCCGAATCCGCTTGTAGGTGCGGTGGTTGTGAAGAATGGTCAAATTCTTGGAATGGGCGCACATTTAAAAGCGGGAGAACCTCATGCAGAAGTTCATGCCATTAGGATGGCAGGAGCTGAAGCTGAGGATTCAACAGTCTATGTTACGCTCGAGCCTTGCAGTCACCATGGAAAAACACCTCCATGCGCTGATCTTCTTATTTCTTCAAAGGTGAGAAGAGTGGTTATTGCAGCGGTAGACCCGAATCCGCTTGTTGCAGGAAGAGGGATTAAGAAACTTCAAGCTGCTGGAATCGAAGTGGTTTCAGGTGTTTTAAAGAGCGAAGCAGAAGCGCTGAATAAGGTGTTTTTTCATTTTATTCAAACAAGACGTCCTTTTGTAACATTAAAATGGGCGAGCAGTCTAGATGGGAAAACGGCGACTGTCACAGGTGAAAGCAAATGGATCACAGGTGAAGAGGCAAGACTTGATGTTCACAAATACCGGGAACTTCATGATGCAATTTTAGCCGGCGTAGAAACGGTAATAAAAGATGATCCATTTCTGACTTGCCGACTTGAAAACCCGAAAAAGCAGCCTGTCAGAATTGTTTTGGATACGCATCTGAGAACACCTGAAACTGCAGCTGTGGTCAATGATGGTCTATCGGAAACCTGGATCATCACAGGCAGCGGGGTTTCTCCTGGAAAAATAGCATCTTTTCAGAAGAAAAAAGCCGTTATCATTCAAATGAATACGCCGGCTATTGAAATAGGCAATCTGCTTCTCCTGCTGGGAGAAAAAAACATTACATCGCTGTTCGTTGAAGGCGGTGCTGCCGTTCATGGAAGTTTTATAAAAAGCGGGTTATTCAATGAAGTGGTGAGCTATGCTGCCCCCATGCTCATCGGCGGAAAAGAGGCCCCTCCTGCAGTTGGCGGCGCAGGATTCAGCGGTATAAATGAGGCGATTCGTTTAAAAATAAAACAAACTGAGATCCTCGGTGATGATCTCAAAATAGTCTGTGTTAAAAAAGAGGGGTGA
- the ribE gene encoding riboflavin synthase: protein MFTGIIEEIGTIANMQGTDAAIEMTIHAEKITEDVNLGDSISVNGVCLTVTAFTSKSFTVDVMPETVKATSLNSLKPGSSVNLERAMSANGRFGGHFVTGHVDGTGTIIRKKPSANAVYCEIKVSKEMTSSLVMKGSIAIDGISLTIFGLEDEKVTVSIIPHTLSETVLGGKKTGDTVNIECDMLGKYVQKFVMQSNPASSSLTTDFLKENGFY from the coding sequence ATGTTTACCGGAATCATTGAGGAAATCGGCACAATCGCGAATATGCAAGGAACAGATGCAGCAATTGAGATGACAATTCATGCTGAGAAAATTACGGAAGATGTGAATCTTGGAGACAGTATTTCCGTAAATGGCGTTTGCTTAACAGTTACAGCTTTCACTTCTAAATCGTTTACTGTGGATGTAATGCCTGAAACTGTAAAAGCCACTTCCCTGAATTCTCTTAAGCCTGGTTCATCCGTCAACCTGGAGAGGGCGATGTCCGCCAATGGACGCTTCGGAGGCCATTTTGTAACAGGTCATGTCGACGGCACTGGAACCATCATCCGCAAAAAGCCTTCAGCCAATGCGGTCTACTGTGAGATCAAGGTCAGTAAAGAAATGACTTCATCCCTGGTAATGAAGGGCTCTATAGCGATTGACGGCATCAGCTTAACCATATTTGGTTTAGAGGATGAAAAAGTAACAGTCTCGATTATTCCCCACACATTGTCTGAAACAGTTCTCGGAGGCAAAAAGACAGGGGATACCGTAAATATCGAATGCGATATGCTCGGGAAATATGTCCAAAAGTTTGTGATGCAGTCAAATCCGGCATCTTCATCTTTAACAACGGACTTTCTAAAAGAAAATGGTTTTTATTAG